From a region of the Castanea sativa cultivar Marrone di Chiusa Pesio chromosome 10, ASM4071231v1 genome:
- the LOC142612749 gene encoding protein RESISTANCE TO PHYTOPHTHORA 1, chloroplastic, whose amino-acid sequence MNTLIPTSLCNTKFTRFRFTPILRNSLSHAQARTKSFKIHASSSEVDAQTVEEPKEQTQAEPTEASKSSTAAPVALDKDLKKVAQKTAATFAPRASTATKNPAVPGTALYTVFEVQGYASMLLGGALSFNLIFPSNEPDLWRLMGMWSIWMFTIPSLRARDCSKNEKEALNYLFLLVPLINVIIPFFWKSFAVVWSADTIAFLGMYAWKFGWLQRTD is encoded by the exons ATGAACACGCTAATCCCAACGTCTCTCTGCAACACCAAATTTACAAGGTTCCGTTTCACTCCAATCCTCAGAAACAGCTTATCCCATGCTCAAGCTCGCACCAAAAGCTTCAAAATACATGCCAGTTCCAGTGAAGTAGATGCACAAACAGTAGAGGAACCCAAGGAACAGACACAAGCAGAACCCACTGAAGCAAGCAAGTCCTCCACCGCTGCTCCTGTTGCACTAGACAAAGACCTTAAAAAG GTTGCTCAAAAGACTGCAGCAACCTTTGCACCAAGGGCTTCCACTGCTACCAAAAACCCTGCTGTACCTGGAACTGCCTTGTACACTGTTTTTGAAGTTCAAGGTTATGCCTCAATGTTGTTAGGTGGAGCTCTGTCTTTTAATCTCATCTTCCCATCAAATGAACCAGACCTATGGAGACTAATGGGAATGTGGTCCATTTGGATGTTCA CAATTCCTTCCCTCCGAGCCCGAGACTGCTCAAAGAATGAGAAAGAAGCTCTTAACTACCTGTTTCTCCTCGTCCCATTAATCAATGTTATAATTCCATTCTTTTGGAAGTCCTTTGCAGTTGTCTGGTCTGCAGATACTATAGCCTTCCTTGGAATGTATGCATGGAAA TTTGGGTGGCTGCAGAGAACAGACTAG